DNA from Crocosphaera sp. UHCC 0190:
GCAGAGACTTCATCTAACACCAGAATTTGGGGCTTGCTTAATAGAGCGCGGGCTAGGGCTAACCGTTGTTTTTGCCCTGCTGATAACCCTTGGCTGTTCTCAGTAAGTTGATAGTTCAGTCCATCAGGAAGGCTATCGACCACTTCTAAAAGACTTGCTGCTGCTAAGGCTTCGCGGTATTCTTCGAGAGAGTAGGGTTTTCGGGTGCCATAGTCTAGGTTATCCTTAATGCTACCTTCTATCAAAAAAGGTTCTGCCCCCACGTAACCCACCCGAAGGTCAGGATTAGCAAAGAATACCGGAGCATCGATATTGGCAATTTTGATCGTCCCATTGCTCGGCTGAATAACGCCTAAAATTAAGCCGAGTAAAGTAGATTTTCCCGAACCACTTTTGCCAATAAGGCCAAACTGTTCTCCACTTTTAATCTGGAGAGAAATGTTATTAAAAATTCGAGGACTATCAGGAAAATAAGAAAAAGATACACCAGTCAATTCAATATTAGGAGGTGATTTTAATTGTTGAGAGTGATCTCTCGCAGCTTCAGCAGAATTATAAGTATCAGGCAATATGGTATCTGAACTTTTAAAAGATTTGAGAGCCTTCATGGGTTCCATTGCTTGTTGGATTTCTATTGGTTTAAAATCCGATAAATAAGCTAGGGAAAGCTTCAGATGAGGGGCGACTGAATTCATGATGCCAAAGCCCCTACCCAAGCGAGAAAAAGTCGATAAAAATCTACTGAAAAGATAGAGGCAAGAAACTAACTGAATGCCAGGAGTTTTCCAAATTTCAAGACTCATAAAAAGAATTAAAATCAACAAAACAACTCCTAAAACTAAGGGGAGAACAGCACCGATATTTCCCCAAAATTTGGCCTTAATAAATTTTTGATAATAACTTAAATTCTTACCGACCAGATGCTGATACTCTGACGTATTTAGGCGTAGTATTCTAACTAAAAGCCAGTTGCGAGCAATTCGCTCTATTCCACCAACCAAGGCTTTTTGTTCTTCAGGAACTTGTCGGGCCATTACCCGCACTCGTTGATTAACTTTTAAGACTAATAATCCAATGGTTACTAGTCCAAAGACAGCCAGGACAGACTCTCGCCAAGCTAAAGAGAGCATTGCGGCTAAAAGAACGAGGCATTCAACTCCAAAGGAAAGAGTCCAGGAACTGTACCAAAAAAACCATGCCGTTTGTGGAAATATTTCGCCAATTCTAGAGTTAGTCTCAGTGGCAGAAACATACTTTTGTGATGAACCGAGAAGAACTTCGTAGATAGCAAAAAGTCTCAGACGCGTATTGATTGTTTCATAAACATAATCACTACTTTGATAGGCCCAAAACTGGGAAATTGCTCGCAAGATTCCTAAGCCTAAAAATAGAAATAGTAGTAACTCCAAGGAAAATTGCAAATTCCTTTGTAATGGGATACTTTCTTGGGGTACGAGTCCAAGAGAATACAGCAAAATTTGTAACAGACGAGCGAATCCATAGTCAATTAGTCCTAGGGAAAAACTAGTCAATAAACAGATGCCTAGCCAAAAAAAGCCAGAACGACCCAGAAGATTAGACAGACCAGCTAAGGGTAGTTTCTTGATGAACATGGGAGGTTTTCAGTAGTAGAAATATTTTGATTAATACAATCTTTCAAGCTGTTAACAAATTGTTGGACGTGAGGTTCATCTAGCATAGTTTCATGGTCTCCTTCAATGATATGCTCGTTCACCACACCTCGGACTAATTTTTTCCATCCTTTTTGAGCTTCTAGACTCTCGCTGTCGTTTTTAAATAGCTCTATCGTTCCCGAAAAAAGCCTTTTTGGAATGTACTTTTTCCTAGCTTTGGCATGAGTCATGTGGACATAATGAATTTGCCGCCCTTGAGGATCATCAGAAAAAGTCGTTTTCGTTTTTGTTAAGAATTTTTGGAAGAAGCTAAGGATAAATTTTGGATGTCGCAGTCGCTTAAAGAATTCGCTGACATAATACCAAAAATCTCTGGGTTTTAAGCGAGGTGGGCTTTGGGTATCAATGATCGCTA
Protein-coding regions in this window:
- a CDS encoding ABC transporter ATP-binding protein — protein: MFIKKLPLAGLSNLLGRSGFFWLGICLLTSFSLGLIDYGFARLLQILLYSLGLVPQESIPLQRNLQFSLELLLFLFLGLGILRAISQFWAYQSSDYVYETINTRLRLFAIYEVLLGSSQKYVSATETNSRIGEIFPQTAWFFWYSSWTLSFGVECLVLLAAMLSLAWRESVLAVFGLVTIGLLVLKVNQRVRVMARQVPEEQKALVGGIERIARNWLLVRILRLNTSEYQHLVGKNLSYYQKFIKAKFWGNIGAVLPLVLGVVLLILILFMSLEIWKTPGIQLVSCLYLFSRFLSTFSRLGRGFGIMNSVAPHLKLSLAYLSDFKPIEIQQAMEPMKALKSFKSSDTILPDTYNSAEAARDHSQQLKSPPNIELTGVSFSYFPDSPRIFNNISLQIKSGEQFGLIGKSGSGKSTLLGLILGVIQPSNGTIKIANIDAPVFFANPDLRVGYVGAEPFLIEGSIKDNLDYGTRKPYSLEEYREALAAASLLEVVDSLPDGLNYQLTENSQGLSAGQKQRLALARALLSKPQILVLDEVSANLDDETETEIAKELLALKGRCTVIIVSHRQGILKFADTIVELSSNGSLSQLN